The DNA window CAATCGCGACCGTTTTTTTAATATTTTAACCGGCGGACAGATTGACCGCACGCCATTTTTCCCGGATATTGCAAGCTGGTATGTTTACACCCGCCAGCCGTTCGGAACCGAGGCGGCCTTTGGTCCGGGGGATTATATACCGGATGACAGCGCATTTAACAAAAAGGAGAGCCGCTTAAAAGGGAAGGCGGCTAAAATGACCTTCCTTGATTTTTACCGGACACACGATTGGGGACTGCCGGTTCATTTGTATAAGTGGCGCAACACCGAATACCTGAACGGCATAGAGGTGATGGAGAAAAAAACCGGTGAATTCAAAAGCCGGACTTATAAAACGCCCAGGGGCGATTTGCAGAAAACCTGGCAGCTGGCCGGCGACGGCTCATGGGCGCCGCAGCAGCATCTCATCAAGGAGCTGAAGGACATTGAAATTTACAAGTATCTGGCGGAGAACTGCCGTGAAATCCCGGATGAAACCGCCGTCCTTGAATTTTACGGGGATACCGAAGGGTTCGGAGTGTGCGACACGGTCATTAACCGTTCGCCGTTCGGCAAACTCGTGCATGAGTTGATGGGGTTTGAGAGGGTGGTCTACGAGCTTTATGACAACGAAAAAGTCATTCATGATTTGTTGAGTTTTCAGGAATACCTTGATCTGGCCCTGATTGAAAAAGCGGCCGATTATCCCGCAAAAATCGTCTGCATCTCGGACCATGCCGACGAGAATCTGATATCGCCCGCTTATTACAGAAAATACTGTATTCCTTTTTATCAGAAAGCCTGCGCAATCCTTCACAAAAAGGGCAAGTTTGTCTCAACGCATCTGGACGGCAATTTCAAGGGGTTTTTCCCGGTTATAAGGGAAACTCATTTTGACCTGCTTGACGGCTGCACGCCCGCGCCAATGTTTAATTATGAGGTGGAAGAGCTGGCCGCGGCGGCCGGAAAGGACCTGCGCTGCTATTGCGGCGTGCCTTCAACGCTTTTCACCCAGAACCTTCCGGAGCATGAAATCACCGCCTTCGCAAGGCGTATCATGAAAGCCTTTAGTAAGCGGGTAATATTAAACGTG is part of the Kiritimatiellia bacterium genome and encodes:
- a CDS encoding uroporphyrinogen decarboxylase family protein; translation: MNNRDRFFNILTGGQIDRTPFFPDIASWYVYTRQPFGTEAAFGPGDYIPDDSAFNKKESRLKGKAAKMTFLDFYRTHDWGLPVHLYKWRNTEYLNGIEVMEKKTGEFKSRTYKTPRGDLQKTWQLAGDGSWAPQQHLIKELKDIEIYKYLAENCREIPDETAVLEFYGDTEGFGVCDTVINRSPFGKLVHELMGFERVVYELYDNEKVIHDLLSFQEYLDLALIEKAADYPAKIVCISDHADENLISPAYYRKYCIPFYQKACAILHKKGKFVSTHLDGNFKGFFPVIRETHFDLLDGCTPAPMFNYEVEELAAAAGKDLRCYCGVPSTLFTQNLPEHEITAFARRIMKAFSKRVILNVGDVLPPDGDIDLVIAAGRTTMAG